A region of Streptomyces sp. R44 DNA encodes the following proteins:
- a CDS encoding glutamate--cysteine ligase, producing MGRDVPALEFTRDDRRRFRNKMHTCLDVFAQMLRESRFDFERPQVGLEIELNLVDETAEPAMRGSDVLEALADPSWSTELGRFNLEINIDPRQLTAGGPGAWEQEIRDALNHAEEKAAAIGAHLVMIGILPTLELKDVGPASLSENPRYHLLNEQIFAARGEDLLIAVDGVERLRTYADTITPEAACTSTQFHLQVSPDEFADYWNAAQAVAGVQVALAANSPFLFSKELWHETRIPLFEQATDTRPAEIKVQGVRPRVWFGERWITSVFDLFEENARYFPALLPLCDDEDPQKTLDDGGIPELAELTLHNGTVYRWNRPVYAVVDGVPHLRVENRVLPAGPTVADVLSNGAFYYGLVRALVDEDRPVWSRMSFSAAEDNLEAAARHGIDAQLYWPGMGEVPVTELVLRRLLPLADRGLERWAMDSAWREPLLGIIEQRCVSGRNGAVWQSEMFHHIQDIDHVDRHQALRRMTQQYLDYMHMNVPAHTWPVE from the coding sequence ATGGGACGTGACGTCCCGGCGCTGGAGTTCACCCGTGACGACCGTCGCCGGTTCCGGAACAAGATGCACACGTGCCTCGATGTGTTCGCCCAGATGCTGAGGGAGTCACGGTTCGACTTCGAACGGCCGCAGGTCGGGTTGGAGATCGAACTGAACCTCGTGGACGAAACCGCGGAACCCGCCATGCGCGGCTCGGACGTCCTGGAAGCGCTGGCCGACCCGTCCTGGTCGACCGAGCTGGGACGGTTCAATCTGGAGATCAACATCGATCCGCGGCAGCTCACCGCGGGCGGCCCCGGGGCCTGGGAACAGGAGATACGGGACGCGCTCAACCACGCCGAGGAAAAGGCCGCGGCGATCGGGGCGCACCTGGTCATGATCGGAATCCTGCCGACGCTGGAACTGAAGGACGTGGGTCCGGCGTCGCTTTCCGAGAATCCGCGGTACCACCTGCTGAACGAGCAAATCTTCGCCGCACGCGGTGAGGACCTGTTGATCGCGGTGGACGGGGTGGAGCGGCTGCGCACCTACGCGGACACGATCACGCCGGAGGCGGCGTGTACCAGCACTCAGTTCCACCTGCAGGTGTCGCCGGACGAGTTCGCGGACTACTGGAACGCCGCGCAGGCCGTCGCCGGGGTGCAGGTGGCACTGGCGGCGAACTCTCCGTTCCTCTTCTCCAAGGAGCTGTGGCACGAGACGCGTATTCCGCTGTTCGAGCAGGCCACCGACACCCGGCCCGCGGAGATCAAGGTGCAGGGGGTCCGGCCCCGGGTGTGGTTCGGCGAGAGGTGGATCACCAGCGTCTTCGATCTCTTCGAAGAGAATGCGCGGTACTTCCCGGCGCTGCTGCCGCTCTGCGACGACGAGGACCCGCAGAAGACGCTCGATGACGGAGGGATCCCCGAGCTTGCCGAGCTGACGCTGCACAACGGGACGGTCTACCGGTGGAACCGTCCCGTCTATGCCGTCGTCGACGGCGTGCCGCACCTGCGGGTGGAGAACCGTGTGCTGCCCGCGGGACCCACGGTGGCCGACGTGCTGTCGAACGGCGCCTTCTACTACGGGCTGGTGCGCGCCCTGGTCGACGAGGACCGACCGGTCTGGTCGCGGATGTCGTTCTCGGCGGCCGAGGACAATCTGGAGGCCGCAGCCCGGCATGGAATCGATGCGCAGCTGTACTGGCCCGGTATGGGTGAGGTCCCCGTGACCGAACTGGTACTGCGCCGCCTGCTGCCGCTCGCGGACCGCGGGCTGGAGCGGTGGGCCATGGACAGCGCCTGGCGGGAGCCGCTGCTGGGGATCATCGAGCAGCGGTGCGTCAGCGGCCGGAACGGCGCGGTGTGGCAGTCGGAGATGTTCCACCATATCCAGGACATCGACCACGTGGACCGGCATCAGGCGCTGCGGCGGATGACGCAGCAGTATCTCGACTACATGCACATGAATGTTCCGGCGCACACCTGGCCGGTCGAATGA
- a CDS encoding PQQ-binding-like beta-propeller repeat protein — translation MNFHWASVSCLRVTTNVLPGSTPRRGQNPATDHNVTQALVVAGGLVYAHATDGLHFLDAATGTPQTKFPVGSDGLSKSLSEHAGTIYTAVSDGSSYGSTLYAVDARSGQQRWKLRTDRAVRSTMVPSDKAVYFSSGNGGPSVLHAVDPSSGRQLWTATLDGGFWHSAPVVSEEVAFVCAGEKSGKSTLIALKAR, via the coding sequence ATGAACTTCCACTGGGCATCGGTGAGTTGCCTGCGCGTCACGACCAATGTCCTACCGGGTTCCACCCCACGGAGAGGACAGAACCCAGCAACTGATCACAACGTCACACAGGCCCTAGTTGTCGCAGGCGGGTTGGTGTACGCCCATGCCACGGACGGGCTGCACTTCTTGGACGCGGCCACCGGCACACCGCAGACGAAGTTCCCCGTGGGCAGCGACGGGCTGAGCAAGTCGCTGTCCGAGCATGCCGGAACCATCTACACCGCCGTATCCGACGGAAGCAGTTACGGCAGCACGCTCTACGCGGTCGACGCCAGGTCCGGTCAGCAGCGGTGGAAGCTCCGCACCGACCGCGCCGTACGCTCCACGATGGTCCCCTCCGACAAGGCCGTCTACTTCAGCAGCGGGAACGGAGGTCCCAGTGTCCTGCACGCGGTAGACCCCTCCTCCGGCCGACAACTATGGACGGCGACGCTCGACGGTGGCTTCTGGCACTCGGCACCAGTCGTATCCGAAGAGGTTGCCTTCGTCTGCGCCGGCGAGAAGTCAGGCAAGAGCACACTCATCGCACTCAAGGCACGCTGA
- a CDS encoding TerD family protein, producing the protein MTHLAKGANVPVPTAPLRIAVGRHQAPGVPAVEASAVLLDAAGTVRGDADIVFHGQPVHPSGAVRHVGTGEGAGQFAEWLELDLPRIEPAVQRVVVAGSCDDGTFGQVPGLYAQVTYADGTILTHYDVTDASSETAFVLGEFYRRDGAWKFRAVGQGYDSGLAGLATDFGVEVAQAPALAAPPLLPTAAVTPPLLPTAAVTPPPSGPVALQGVGKSDSAPGGVAVPPMAKPVPVAVPVGVPVQQTSSIATPAATLATPAAMPSWGAGLFHFEPLVFSGKGAKTVTVDLPFPQDSAPVILEARVGPQYHFLSVQIAGRSTDVFCNDLPGHYGRALLNPPRKGGPIKLVVRQSGTWELTLLPLTAALPIGPGTIQGSGREILVHTGTAADLKVRAKDPHSGWFQLNQYQGDTPDDLRRPAEQLVHAWNGRRVKEKVRIPDGPLLLAIDKSRHHWELTLDPLPLA; encoded by the coding sequence ATGACGCACCTCGCCAAAGGCGCCAACGTTCCCGTCCCGACGGCACCGCTCCGGATCGCCGTGGGCCGGCATCAAGCGCCCGGCGTGCCGGCCGTCGAAGCCTCCGCCGTACTGCTCGACGCGGCCGGCACGGTGCGCGGCGACGCTGACATCGTCTTCCACGGCCAGCCCGTCCACCCGTCCGGCGCCGTGCGCCACGTCGGCACGGGCGAAGGCGCCGGCCAGTTCGCCGAGTGGCTGGAACTGGACCTCCCCCGCATCGAGCCGGCCGTTCAGCGCGTCGTCGTCGCCGGCTCCTGCGACGACGGCACCTTCGGACAGGTCCCCGGCCTGTACGCCCAGGTCACCTACGCCGACGGCACCATCCTGACCCACTATGACGTCACGGACGCCTCCAGCGAGACCGCCTTCGTCCTCGGGGAGTTCTACCGCCGCGACGGCGCCTGGAAGTTCCGCGCGGTCGGCCAGGGCTACGACTCCGGCCTGGCGGGGCTGGCGACGGACTTCGGAGTCGAGGTGGCGCAGGCCCCGGCACTGGCGGCACCACCGCTCCTGCCCACCGCCGCGGTCACACCGCCGCTCCTGCCCACCGCCGCGGTCACACCGCCGCCGTCGGGACCTGTGGCGCTGCAGGGGGTAGGCAAGTCGGACTCGGCGCCGGGAGGGGTGGCCGTGCCCCCGATGGCGAAGCCGGTGCCCGTAGCTGTGCCCGTAGGTGTGCCCGTACAGCAGACCTCGTCCATCGCCACCCCGGCCGCCACCCTGGCCACCCCGGCCGCCATGCCCTCCTGGGGCGCCGGCCTGTTCCACTTCGAACCGCTCGTCTTCAGCGGCAAGGGCGCGAAGACCGTCACGGTGGACCTGCCGTTCCCCCAGGACTCGGCACCGGTGATCCTCGAAGCCCGGGTCGGGCCGCAGTACCACTTCCTCAGCGTCCAGATCGCCGGCCGCTCCACGGACGTCTTCTGCAACGACCTGCCCGGTCACTACGGGCGCGCCCTGCTCAATCCCCCGCGCAAGGGCGGTCCGATCAAGCTGGTGGTGCGCCAGTCCGGGACCTGGGAGCTCACCCTCCTCCCTCTGACCGCCGCGCTCCCCATCGGACCCGGAACCATCCAGGGCAGCGGCCGCGAGATCTTGGTCCACACAGGCACCGCCGCCGACCTGAAAGTCCGTGCCAAAGACCCCCACAGCGGCTGGTTCCAACTGAACCAATACCAGGGCGACACCCCCGACGACCTACGCCGCCCCGCCGAACAGCTCGTCCACGCCTGGAACGGCCGCCGCGTCAAGGAGAAGGTCCGCATCCCCGACGGCCCCCTCCTGCTCGCCATCGACAAGAGCCGCCACCACTGGGAACTCACCCTCGACCCGCTGCCCCTCGCCTAG
- a CDS encoding oxygenase MpaB family protein: protein MRRVAGPEAEQKRDRIHHTPGPRWFAPDRPVRTVHSDASMYIGGLAALLLQSLHPIAMAAVWAHSGFRGDPWGRLQRTSTFLAETTFGTARDAERAVERVRGVHARVAGRTPDGVAYRASDPSLLSWVHMAEAYCFLEAHQRYGLQALTAGQQDAYVEDMASVAVRLGIPDPPETLAALVTELGGRRPELRATDESSATARYLLVTPPLPWPARLPYLLLATAAVDLLPPWAQAVLPVPRRIRLLLPFARPGGRAVTAAIRWVTSPIPPKPFDSRDASDRGPTSG, encoded by the coding sequence ATGCGGCGCGTGGCCGGTCCGGAAGCGGAACAAAAGCGCGACAGGATCCATCACACACCTGGGCCTCGCTGGTTCGCGCCGGACAGGCCGGTGCGAACCGTGCACTCCGATGCCTCGATGTACATCGGAGGGCTCGCCGCACTTCTGCTGCAGTCACTGCATCCGATCGCCATGGCAGCTGTCTGGGCGCACTCGGGCTTCCGCGGCGATCCCTGGGGCCGCCTGCAGCGGACCAGTACCTTCCTGGCGGAGACGACATTCGGTACGGCGCGGGATGCCGAGCGGGCAGTGGAGCGGGTACGAGGGGTGCATGCGCGGGTGGCCGGGCGCACGCCCGACGGAGTGGCCTACCGCGCCTCTGATCCCTCGCTGTTGTCGTGGGTCCACATGGCCGAGGCCTACTGCTTCCTGGAGGCACATCAGCGCTACGGGCTGCAGGCCCTGACCGCCGGGCAACAGGACGCGTACGTCGAGGACATGGCATCGGTCGCCGTTCGACTGGGCATACCCGACCCACCCGAGACCCTAGCCGCCCTGGTCACGGAGCTCGGCGGCCGGCGCCCTGAGCTGCGGGCGACGGACGAGTCGTCGGCCACGGCCCGGTACCTGCTGGTGACACCGCCGCTGCCGTGGCCGGCACGGCTTCCCTACCTTCTGCTGGCGACAGCGGCTGTGGATCTCCTGCCGCCGTGGGCTCAGGCCGTTCTGCCCGTGCCCCGGCGTATCAGGCTTCTCCTCCCTTTCGCGAGACCTGGCGGCCGGGCGGTCACGGCAGCGATCCGCTGGGTGACGTCTCCAATCCCTCCGAAGCCGTTCGACAGCCGTGACGCGTCAGATCGCGGGCCGACCAGCGGCTGA